Proteins encoded in a region of the Zunongwangia endophytica genome:
- the trpS gene encoding tryptophan--tRNA ligase, with protein MSRILTGVQSTGTPHLGNLLGAIMPAIKMANSPENESFIFIADMHSLTQIKDAETLKNNTYSVAATWLACGLDIEKTVFYKQSDIPQTSELTWYLSCFFPYQRLTLAHSFKDKSDRLEDVNAGLFTYPMLMAADILLYDAEVVPVGKDQLQHLEITRDVASRFHTKMGETFVIPEAKVEENTMYVPGTDGSKMSKSQENTINIFQTDKKLRKQIMGIQTDSTPLEEPKNPDTCNVFNIYKLLGSKKQTADLRQKYEAGGFGYGHAKQALFELVKETFAEPREKYEYYINNLEEVDKALAVGKEKATTVANDVLKRVRTKLGY; from the coding sequence ATGTCTAGAATACTAACGGGAGTACAAAGTACAGGAACACCGCATTTAGGAAATTTGTTGGGAGCTATTATGCCTGCAATAAAAATGGCAAACAGCCCAGAAAATGAATCCTTCATTTTCATTGCAGATATGCATTCTCTAACGCAAATTAAAGATGCTGAAACTTTAAAAAACAACACCTACTCTGTTGCTGCCACCTGGCTTGCCTGCGGTCTTGATATCGAAAAAACAGTTTTTTACAAACAAAGTGATATTCCACAAACTAGTGAGCTTACCTGGTATTTGAGCTGCTTTTTTCCCTACCAGCGTTTAACTTTAGCCCACTCGTTTAAAGATAAATCAGATCGTTTAGAAGATGTAAATGCAGGACTTTTTACGTATCCTATGCTTATGGCTGCAGATATTCTTTTATATGATGCTGAAGTGGTTCCTGTTGGGAAAGACCAATTACAACATTTAGAAATTACGCGCGATGTGGCTTCTCGTTTTCACACAAAAATGGGCGAAACCTTTGTAATTCCTGAAGCAAAAGTAGAAGAAAATACCATGTACGTTCCCGGTACCGATGGTTCTAAAATGAGTAAATCGCAAGAAAACACCATTAATATTTTCCAGACCGATAAAAAACTGAGAAAGCAAATTATGGGAATTCAAACCGATAGTACTCCGCTTGAAGAACCTAAAAATCCAGACACTTGTAACGTATTCAACATCTATAAATTATTAGGTTCTAAAAAGCAAACTGCCGACTTACGCCAAAAATATGAAGCTGGTGGCTTTGGTTATGGGCATGCAAAGCAAGCTTTGTTCGAATTAGTAAAAGAAACTTTTGCTGAACCTCGCGAAAAATATGAGTACTACATCAACAATCTTGAAGAAGTTGATAAAGCGCTAGCCGTTGGTAAAGAGAAAGCAACCACAGTAGCGAATGATGTTTTAAAACGTGTACGCACAAAATTAGGATACTAA
- a CDS encoding rhodanese-related sulfurtransferase — MQLYNKLSAKEREALIEEAGEDRLTLSFYAYAKIGNPKLFRDHLFVAWNGMDVLGRIYVANEGINAQLSVPAKKFNEFKTFLDNIYFLEGCRLNIAIEQDAKSFLKLKIKVRKKIVADGLNDASFDVTNKGIHVDAATFNQLLDDPKTVCVDMRNHYESEIGHFQGAVTPDVDTFRDSLPIIEQDLEEHKEDKNLLMYCTGGIRCEKASAYYKHRGFQNVYQLEGGIIEYARQVKNQQLENKFIGKNFVFDHRRSERITEDVIAHCHQCGKPCDHHVNCANEACHLLFIQCDDCAMEMNNCCSEDCMKVHDLPYEEQKELRKGKRNSNKIFKKGRSEVLKYKS, encoded by the coding sequence ATGCAACTGTACAATAAACTAAGCGCTAAAGAAAGAGAAGCTTTGATCGAGGAAGCCGGTGAAGACAGGCTAACGCTCTCTTTCTATGCCTATGCCAAAATAGGTAACCCTAAACTTTTTAGAGACCATCTTTTCGTTGCCTGGAATGGTATGGATGTTCTAGGAAGGATATATGTGGCTAACGAAGGTATTAACGCACAACTTTCGGTTCCTGCCAAAAAATTCAACGAGTTTAAAACATTTTTAGATAATATTTATTTTCTGGAAGGTTGCCGCTTAAACATTGCGATCGAGCAGGATGCGAAATCTTTCCTGAAACTAAAAATAAAAGTACGTAAAAAAATTGTAGCTGATGGCTTAAATGACGCAAGCTTTGATGTTACAAACAAAGGAATTCATGTTGATGCCGCAACTTTTAACCAGTTGTTAGACGATCCTAAGACAGTTTGCGTAGACATGCGAAACCATTATGAAAGTGAAATTGGTCATTTTCAGGGAGCTGTTACACCAGATGTAGATACCTTCAGAGATTCGCTTCCTATTATCGAACAGGATTTGGAAGAGCATAAAGAAGATAAAAATCTTTTGATGTATTGCACCGGTGGGATTAGATGTGAGAAAGCGAGTGCATATTATAAGCATCGTGGTTTTCAAAATGTTTACCAATTAGAAGGCGGAATTATAGAATATGCCCGCCAGGTTAAGAATCAACAATTAGAGAATAAATTTATTGGTAAAAACTTTGTTTTCGATCATCGTCGATCAGAGCGTATTACCGAAGATGTGATTGCACATTGTCACCAATGCGGTAAGCCTTGCGATCACCATGTAAATTGTGCTAACGAAGCGTGCCATTTACTGTTTATTCAGTGCGATGATTGTGCTATGGAAATGAATAATTGCTGTAGTGAAGATTGTATGAAAGTTCATGATCTACCTTACGAAGAGCAAAAAGAGCTTAGAAAAGGAAAAAGAAACAGCAATAAAATTTTCAAGAAAGGTCGCTCTGAAGTTTTAAAATATAAGAGTTAA
- a CDS encoding lysophospholipid acyltransferase family protein — MRFLKNIAIAVWRIWFYVLLVVPIIIMLPILIVFTSSERFYPQFFFCARIWAKFIIFGMGFYRKVVGRQKLEKGYSYMFVANHCSIIDIMLMLSTINHPFVFVGKKELVKIPIFGFFYKRTCILVDRKNPQSRQAVFNEAQRRLKQGNSICIFPEGGVPDDESIVLDEFKEGAFKLAIDHQIPIVPLTFHDTKKRFSYTFFSGSPGKLRVKIHDFISTKGKTQQDRKALKLENRKVILQELNNPTVT; from the coding sequence ATGCGTTTTCTAAAAAATATTGCTATTGCAGTATGGAGAATCTGGTTCTATGTTTTACTCGTAGTGCCAATAATCATTATGTTACCGATATTGATTGTATTTACTTCATCCGAGCGATTTTATCCTCAATTCTTCTTTTGTGCAAGAATCTGGGCTAAGTTTATCATTTTCGGTATGGGGTTTTATCGTAAAGTTGTTGGTCGGCAGAAATTAGAAAAAGGCTATAGCTATATGTTTGTCGCCAATCACTGCTCTATTATTGATATCATGCTAATGCTTTCTACCATAAACCATCCTTTTGTTTTTGTGGGAAAAAAAGAACTAGTGAAAATTCCCATTTTTGGATTTTTCTATAAACGAACCTGTATTCTTGTAGATCGCAAAAATCCACAAAGTAGGCAAGCAGTTTTTAATGAAGCGCAAAGAAGATTAAAGCAAGGCAATAGCATTTGTATTTTTCCGGAAGGTGGCGTTCCCGACGATGAGAGTATTGTCTTAGACGAATTTAAAGAAGGAGCTTTTAAACTGGCTATAGACCACCAAATACCTATCGTTCCGCTAACATTTCATGATACTAAAAAGCGTTTTTCCTACACTTTCTTTTCTGGAAGTCCCGGCAAGTTGAGAGTTAAGATTCACGATTTTATATCGACCAAAGGGAAAACTCAGCAAGACCGTAAGGCATTAAAGCTGGAAAACAGAAAGGTTATTCTTCAGGAATTAAACAACCCAACCGTAACTTAA
- a CDS encoding DUF4292 domain-containing protein: MIKRIIIVVLITITTVACGTKKAATGFERSNAKASGVIKNHYDKAVDFNTISGKLRATYQNSDRSQSVNLSFRMEKDKAIWMSASILGFPMAKVYITPEKVSYYEKVGKSYFDGDFSLVSKWLGTPLDFDKLQNLLIGQAIYDLRTDGYTLSESARGFQLLPKKESDVKKMFMLDSKTYKAKAQQLAQEDKNRSVTVTYDDYQTISGRIFPETITIIANESSESTNITIQYRSIEFDGDVSFPFSIPSGYDEISVK; the protein is encoded by the coding sequence ATGATCAAACGTATAATAATTGTTGTCTTAATAACCATCACCACTGTTGCATGTGGAACAAAAAAAGCTGCAACTGGTTTTGAAAGGAGCAACGCGAAAGCATCTGGCGTTATTAAAAATCACTACGATAAGGCAGTTGATTTCAATACCATATCCGGGAAACTTAGAGCGACTTATCAAAACTCTGATAGATCACAATCGGTAAATCTAAGTTTTCGTATGGAAAAAGATAAAGCTATTTGGATGAGCGCCAGTATTCTTGGTTTCCCGATGGCAAAAGTTTACATCACTCCAGAGAAAGTAAGCTATTACGAAAAAGTAGGAAAATCATATTTTGATGGTGATTTCAGTTTAGTAAGTAAATGGTTAGGGACGCCGCTAGATTTCGATAAACTTCAGAATTTATTGATTGGCCAGGCGATTTATGATCTTAGGACAGATGGTTATACTTTAAGCGAATCTGCAAGAGGTTTTCAATTACTTCCGAAGAAAGAATCTGATGTGAAAAAAATGTTTATGCTAGATAGCAAAACTTACAAAGCTAAAGCACAGCAGTTGGCTCAGGAGGATAAGAATAGAAGTGTAACGGTAACTTACGATGATTATCAAACTATTTCTGGAAGAATTTTTCCTGAAACCATTACCATCATCGCAAACGAAAGTAGCGAAAGCACTAATATTACCATCCAGTATCGTTCGATTGAATTTGACGGTGACGTAAGTTTCCCCTTCAGTATTCCTTCTGGTTACGATGAAATTTCTGTAAAATGA
- a CDS encoding acyl-CoA thioesterase, whose translation MDLKYPKDSRTTLTDLVLPSETNPLNNLFGGELLARMDRAASIAARRHSRRIVVTASVNHVAFNRAIPLGSVVTVEAAISRAFKSSMEIFIDVWVEDRESGLRSKANEAIYTFVAVDETGAPVPVPPLKPETDLEKDRFEAALRRKQLSLVLAGKLKPNDATELKALFKD comes from the coding sequence ATGGATTTAAAGTACCCAAAAGATTCTAGAACTACACTAACCGACCTTGTTTTACCAAGCGAAACTAATCCCCTAAATAATTTATTTGGTGGTGAATTGCTAGCGCGTATGGATCGTGCCGCAAGTATTGCAGCAAGAAGACATAGTCGCCGTATTGTAGTTACTGCCTCTGTAAACCATGTTGCTTTTAATAGAGCTATTCCTCTAGGAAGTGTGGTAACCGTTGAAGCAGCTATTTCTAGAGCCTTTAAATCGTCTATGGAAATCTTTATAGATGTTTGGGTAGAAGATCGTGAAAGTGGTCTTAGAAGCAAAGCAAACGAAGCAATTTATACCTTTGTAGCCGTAGATGAAACAGGAGCTCCGGTACCTGTGCCTCCCCTTAAACCGGAAACCGATTTAGAGAAAGATCGCTTTGAAGCCGCTTTACGAAGAAAACAACTAAGCCTTGTACTTGCAGGAAAATTGAAGCCTAACGATGCTACTGAATTAAAAGCATTGTTTAAGGACTAA
- the dprA gene encoding DNA-processing protein DprA yields the protein MNFNDLKYVLALQKAPNLGDRTAKKLIARLGSARAIFEEKRQNLLKIEGIGALKLKGLLDPTNFEAAESELEFIQDEQLKTHYFLEDNYPEKLKYCHDAPILMFSKGKIQLENHRIISIVGTRKITSAGKSFVEQFIEELSPLNPIIVSGFAYGVDIAAHRAAVANNLQTIGCLAHGFNQIYPKVHAKYVDSVLENGGFFSDFWSTDNFGRNNFLKRNRIIAGLSEATVVIESAEKGGSLVTADIANSYNREVFAVPGRPGDKYSKGCNELIKSNNAHLLSSAADLVYMLGWKLQEEIKPVQQQLFVDLDSEEQQIYDHLKEKGKSQLDTIALYCNFPTFKTASILLNMELKGVIRPLPGKLFEAI from the coding sequence ATGAATTTTAATGATCTAAAATACGTCTTAGCACTGCAAAAAGCTCCTAATCTGGGAGATAGGACCGCAAAGAAATTAATAGCGAGGTTAGGAAGTGCTAGGGCTATATTCGAAGAAAAGCGACAAAATTTATTAAAAATTGAAGGAATTGGAGCGCTTAAACTGAAAGGATTATTAGATCCTACGAACTTTGAAGCGGCAGAAAGCGAACTCGAATTTATCCAAGACGAACAATTAAAGACCCATTATTTCTTAGAAGATAACTATCCTGAAAAATTAAAATACTGCCATGATGCTCCAATTTTAATGTTTTCTAAAGGAAAAATTCAGCTTGAAAATCACAGAATTATAAGTATTGTAGGTACACGAAAAATCACCAGCGCTGGCAAATCTTTTGTCGAACAATTTATCGAAGAGCTGAGTCCGCTTAATCCCATAATTGTTTCTGGATTTGCATACGGAGTCGATATCGCGGCGCATCGAGCAGCTGTCGCCAATAATTTACAAACTATTGGTTGTTTAGCACACGGTTTTAATCAAATTTATCCAAAAGTGCACGCAAAATATGTAGATAGTGTTTTAGAAAATGGTGGGTTTTTTAGCGATTTTTGGAGTACCGATAACTTCGGAAGAAATAATTTTCTAAAGAGAAATCGAATTATTGCTGGCTTAAGTGAAGCTACGGTAGTTATAGAAAGTGCCGAGAAGGGCGGAAGTTTGGTAACTGCGGATATTGCAAACTCTTACAATCGCGAAGTTTTTGCCGTCCCCGGTCGTCCCGGTGATAAATACAGTAAAGGTTGTAACGAACTTATTAAATCGAACAACGCCCATTTGTTAAGTAGTGCAGCCGATCTAGTCTATATGCTAGGATGGAAACTTCAGGAAGAAATAAAGCCCGTCCAGCAGCAATTATTTGTCGATTTAGATTCTGAAGAGCAGCAAATTTACGATCATTTAAAAGAAAAAGGGAAATCACAATTAGATACTATAGCGCTCTACTGCAATTTCCCAACTTTTAAAACGGCTTCAATTTTACTGAATATGGAACTTAAAGGTGTTATTAGACCTTTGCCTGGTAAATTATTTGAAGCTATTTAG
- a CDS encoding murein hydrolase activator EnvC family protein, translating to MKLNFFKYLVVAATFLVATNSFSQSTREALEKKRMELQNEIRRISDLRSNNKKKEKSILNEVQDLNQQIKSTENLIQVTNRQASLLTQEMNENENKISSLRKELESLKADYAVMIKKSYRSKSQQSRIMFLLSSESFLQAYKRLEYLKQYTEYRKQQGEQIKIRTVDLQRLNTRLAYQKEEKDKLVAENRKTRARLEENKKSQQELMKTITAKEGQFASQIRKAQQEIDEIERKIDAMIKASIAETNKKSGSAKRDVFELTPEAKALAKDFASNKGKLPWPVKTGTISMKFGKQPHPVVSNISINNSGINIDTDKGGKARAVFEGTVSEVQILKGANKAVMLRHGDYITIYDNLESVAVRKGDYVSIGQELGVVATSKSSGKTTLHFLIFQNTNKYNPESWILNR from the coding sequence ATGAAATTGAATTTCTTTAAATATCTCGTTGTTGCTGCAACCTTTTTGGTGGCTACCAATTCATTTTCTCAAAGCACAAGAGAAGCTTTGGAGAAAAAAAGAATGGAACTTCAAAACGAAATTCGTCGAATATCCGATCTTAGAAGTAACAACAAGAAAAAGGAAAAATCAATTCTGAATGAAGTTCAGGATTTGAATCAGCAAATTAAAAGCACCGAAAATTTAATACAGGTAACCAACAGGCAGGCAAGTCTTCTCACGCAGGAAATGAATGAGAATGAAAACAAAATTTCTAGTTTAAGGAAAGAATTAGAAAGTTTGAAAGCTGATTATGCGGTGATGATCAAAAAGTCTTATCGCAGCAAATCGCAACAAAGCCGGATTATGTTTTTACTTTCTTCGGAAAGCTTTTTACAGGCGTATAAACGGCTGGAATATTTAAAACAATACACAGAGTACAGAAAACAGCAAGGAGAGCAAATAAAGATCCGTACGGTCGATTTGCAACGTTTAAACACACGCCTTGCCTACCAAAAAGAAGAAAAAGATAAGTTAGTAGCTGAGAATCGCAAAACCAGAGCACGATTAGAAGAAAATAAGAAATCTCAGCAGGAATTAATGAAAACCATCACGGCTAAAGAAGGTCAGTTCGCTTCGCAAATTAGAAAAGCACAGCAGGAAATTGACGAAATTGAGCGTAAGATCGATGCGATGATTAAAGCTTCGATCGCTGAAACCAATAAAAAATCGGGTTCAGCAAAACGTGACGTTTTTGAATTAACTCCGGAAGCTAAAGCTTTAGCTAAAGATTTCGCCAGTAATAAAGGAAAATTACCCTGGCCTGTAAAAACAGGTACAATAAGTATGAAGTTTGGGAAACAACCACACCCTGTGGTTAGTAATATTTCAATTAACAATAGCGGTATAAATATCGATACCGATAAGGGTGGTAAAGCCAGAGCTGTTTTTGAGGGAACCGTTAGTGAAGTTCAGATCTTAAAAGGAGCAAACAAAGCGGTAATGCTAAGGCATGGAGATTATATCACGATTTACGATAACCTGGAAAGTGTTGCTGTACGAAAAGGAGATTATGTAAGCATCGGGCAGGAACTTGGTGTGGTGGCTACCAGTAAAAGCTCTGGTAAAACAACTTTACACTTTCTAATCTTTCAGAACACCAATAAATATAATCCAGAAAGCTGGATTCTAAATCGTTAA
- the recA gene encoding recombinase RecA — translation MSNDKEKEAKLKALKLTLDKMDKTYGKGTVMKMGDQAVVDVPSISTGSLGLDLALGVGGYPRGRVIEIYGPESSGKTTLTLHAIAEAQKDGGIAAFIDAEHAFDRFYAEKLGVDIENLIISQPDNGEQGLEIADNLIRSGAIDIIVIDSVAALTPKSEIEGEMGDSKMGLHARLMSQALRKLTSTISKTNCTVIFINQLREKIGVMFGNPETTTGGNALKFYASVRLDIRRSTQIKNSSSEVMGNKTRVKVVKNKVAPPFKTAEFDIMYGEGVSKIGEIIDIGVDYEIIKKSGSWFSYEDTKLGQGRDAVKTILKDNPDLMDELEVKIKDAIKVAKEEA, via the coding sequence ATGAGTAACGATAAAGAAAAAGAAGCGAAATTAAAAGCACTAAAGCTTACCCTGGATAAGATGGATAAGACCTACGGTAAGGGTACGGTAATGAAAATGGGAGATCAGGCAGTTGTTGATGTTCCTTCTATTTCTACCGGTTCTTTAGGTTTAGATTTAGCACTAGGTGTTGGCGGTTACCCAAGAGGACGGGTTATTGAAATTTATGGTCCTGAATCTTCTGGTAAAACAACGCTTACATTACATGCTATTGCTGAAGCACAAAAAGATGGCGGTATTGCTGCTTTTATTGATGCAGAGCATGCTTTCGATAGATTTTATGCTGAAAAATTAGGTGTAGATATAGAAAATCTAATTATCTCTCAACCAGATAATGGAGAACAAGGTCTAGAGATCGCGGATAATTTAATTAGATCTGGAGCTATCGATATTATTGTAATCGACTCGGTTGCAGCACTTACTCCAAAAAGTGAGATCGAAGGAGAAATGGGAGACTCAAAAATGGGGCTACATGCTCGTTTGATGTCTCAGGCGCTTAGAAAATTAACTTCTACAATCAGTAAAACGAACTGTACAGTGATTTTCATTAACCAGCTTCGTGAGAAAATTGGAGTGATGTTTGGAAATCCTGAAACAACTACTGGTGGTAACGCACTTAAATTCTATGCTTCAGTACGTTTAGATATTAGAAGATCTACCCAGATTAAAAACAGCAGTAGTGAAGTAATGGGTAATAAAACCAGGGTGAAAGTGGTGAAAAACAAAGTTGCCCCGCCATTTAAAACTGCCGAATTTGATATTATGTATGGTGAAGGAGTTTCTAAGATTGGAGAAATTATCGACATCGGTGTAGACTACGAAATCATCAAGAAAAGTGGTTCTTGGTTTAGCTACGAGGATACTAAGCTTGGTCAAGGTCGTGATGCGGTAAAAACCATCTTAAAAGACAATCCAGATTTAATGGATGAGCTAGAAGTAAAAATAAAAGATGCTATAAAGGTTGCGAAAGAAGAAGCTTAA
- a CDS encoding tetratricopeptide repeat protein: protein MLKNIFILVFLGNLFLLPGKAFAFFQQEEENSATVNTDLGEVEDAFQEYFFEALKQRGIENYEKSNSVLQKCLAIDNSKAIVYYEMAKNYYSLEEFENAKPNFIKALALKPKQENILRDYYENEIAAVDYESAIVILRDLIKIDKKYREDLADLYILSDHYDSALKLIDSLDQQYGKNNYRTRMRRQIYARTNNTDAQISSLEKAIQENPEEEQNYLNLIYVYSDEDMEEEAFDTAQELLKYSPGSSLAHLALYKFFLNKEQPEDAVNSMEIVFRSEEIDAASKYKVLNDFLLFVNENPQWESELMKVSQILSNLENEPSLYRKLGEYYLKGDNKADALRYFEMGLKEDPANFEMIKNTLILRIDQQRFEGAKDLASEARDIFPAQPIFYLLNGVALNKLKNYSEAVEILTFGLDFLIENPRMQADFYQQIAVSYTGMEDKESANEYKAKAIKILKEETK, encoded by the coding sequence TTGCTGAAAAATATATTCATATTGGTCTTTCTTGGAAACCTTTTTCTGTTACCGGGAAAGGCCTTTGCTTTTTTTCAGCAAGAAGAAGAAAATAGCGCTACAGTAAATACTGATCTTGGCGAAGTAGAGGATGCTTTTCAGGAATATTTTTTTGAAGCTCTAAAACAGCGAGGCATCGAAAATTACGAAAAGTCGAATAGCGTCTTACAAAAATGCCTGGCAATCGATAATAGTAAAGCGATTGTGTATTACGAAATGGCTAAAAACTATTATTCGTTAGAAGAGTTCGAAAATGCAAAACCGAATTTTATAAAAGCCTTAGCGCTTAAGCCAAAACAGGAGAATATTCTTAGAGATTATTACGAGAATGAAATTGCAGCTGTAGACTACGAAAGTGCGATAGTAATTCTGAGGGATTTAATCAAAATCGATAAAAAATATAGAGAAGATTTAGCCGATTTATATATTCTAAGCGATCATTATGATAGTGCTTTAAAGCTAATCGATAGTTTAGATCAGCAATACGGCAAGAATAATTACCGAACTAGGATGCGACGCCAAATCTATGCGCGTACCAACAATACCGATGCTCAGATCTCCAGTTTAGAAAAAGCTATTCAGGAAAATCCCGAAGAAGAACAAAATTACCTCAATCTTATCTACGTTTACAGCGACGAGGATATGGAGGAAGAAGCTTTTGATACGGCACAAGAACTTTTAAAATATAGTCCCGGTTCCAGTCTTGCTCATTTAGCGCTTTATAAATTTTTTCTGAATAAGGAACAGCCGGAAGATGCGGTAAATTCAATGGAAATTGTGTTTAGATCTGAAGAGATAGACGCAGCTTCAAAATATAAAGTTCTAAACGACTTTTTACTTTTTGTAAATGAGAATCCGCAATGGGAAAGTGAACTTATGAAAGTAAGTCAAATTCTTTCCAATTTGGAAAATGAGCCCTCACTTTATAGAAAATTAGGAGAGTATTATTTAAAAGGTGATAATAAAGCAGATGCTTTGCGTTATTTTGAAATGGGCTTGAAAGAAGATCCTGCTAATTTTGAGATGATAAAAAATACGCTGATTTTAAGAATCGATCAGCAACGTTTTGAAGGCGCTAAAGATCTTGCCTCAGAAGCTAGAGATATCTTCCCGGCACAACCAATTTTTTATCTATTAAATGGCGTAGCCTTAAATAAACTTAAAAATTATTCTGAAGCGGTCGAAATTCTTACTTTTGGACTGGATTTTTTAATTGAAAATCCAAGAATGCAAGCCGATTTCTATCAGCAGATTGCTGTTTCTTATACAGGTATGGAGGATAAGGAAAGTGCTAATGAGTATAAAGCAAAGGCAATTAAAATTTTAAAAGAAGAAACTAAATGA
- a CDS encoding RNA polymerase sigma factor, producing MTLEKLIKRCKKKDIKAQEELYRLYSGKMFGLCLKYSDSYQQAEDNLQDGFMTIFDKIGQYNNLGSFEGWMKRIVINTALQKHRKEKLYSITNEDQVEEPSVEYEESSLPLDFLLKIVQQLPQRYREVFNLYVLDGHSHKEIASMLQISEGTSKSNLSRARHILKDNIEKSQINSSAKTL from the coding sequence TTGACGCTAGAAAAGCTCATAAAAAGATGTAAAAAAAAGGATATAAAAGCTCAAGAAGAACTTTACCGGTTATACTCGGGGAAGATGTTCGGCTTATGTTTAAAATATTCTGATAGCTACCAGCAGGCCGAAGATAATCTGCAGGATGGCTTTATGACCATATTTGACAAAATTGGTCAATACAATAATTTAGGATCGTTTGAAGGTTGGATGAAGAGAATTGTAATAAATACCGCTTTACAAAAGCACCGAAAAGAAAAATTATACAGTATCACAAACGAAGATCAGGTAGAAGAACCTTCAGTGGAATACGAAGAATCTTCATTACCCTTAGATTTTTTATTAAAGATTGTACAACAGCTACCGCAACGCTATCGAGAAGTATTCAACCTATATGTTTTAGATGGCCATTCCCACAAAGAAATTGCGAGTATGCTTCAGATTTCAGAAGGTACTTCTAAATCTAATTTATCACGAGCTCGACATATTTTGAAGGATAATATCGAGAAAAGTCAAATTAATTCTTCTGCAAAAACCCTATGA
- a CDS encoding SPOR domain-containing protein, producing MIIANYIQDLLYRYECVIVPGFGAFLSQRESAFLDAETNNLYPPKKTVSFNRQLVKNDGLLANYVADAESINYTTALNKIADFVHQLETSLKDQDKAEIPNIGQFTVSEDFTLQFEPFNKVNYLADSFGLDVVNSSKIQREVYKTQVQEIEEKAPIHFTPERRNRKAAFLKYAAVGVLFLGLSGMAGLNIYSNKVAEHNIAEQQEAENQLQQQIQEATFVIDNPLPAITFNVEKQSGDFHLVAGAFRVEENAEKKVDELRKEGYKARLIGANKYGLHQVVFSSHKTRRDAVNALNKLKREDKAAWLLVQEL from the coding sequence ATGATAATAGCTAACTACATACAGGATTTACTTTACCGTTACGAGTGCGTTATCGTACCGGGATTTGGTGCATTTTTATCTCAGAGAGAGTCGGCGTTTCTTGATGCTGAAACCAATAATCTTTATCCACCAAAGAAAACGGTATCCTTTAATCGTCAGTTAGTTAAAAACGACGGCCTATTAGCAAATTACGTTGCTGATGCTGAAAGCATTAATTATACGACAGCGCTTAACAAGATTGCAGATTTTGTACATCAGTTAGAAACTTCGCTAAAAGATCAGGATAAAGCTGAAATTCCTAATATTGGGCAGTTTACTGTTTCTGAAGATTTTACACTTCAATTTGAGCCTTTTAATAAAGTGAATTATCTGGCAGATTCTTTTGGTCTTGATGTTGTGAATTCAAGTAAAATTCAACGTGAAGTTTACAAAACTCAGGTTCAGGAAATTGAAGAAAAAGCACCTATCCACTTTACTCCGGAAAGAAGAAATAGAAAAGCTGCTTTTCTTAAATATGCTGCTGTAGGAGTTCTTTTCCTTGGACTTTCGGGAATGGCTGGATTAAATATTTATAGCAATAAGGTTGCAGAACATAATATTGCTGAACAACAGGAAGCTGAAAACCAGTTACAACAGCAAATTCAGGAAGCTACTTTTGTTATTGATAATCCATTACCGGCCATTACTTTTAATGTAGAAAAGCAATCTGGCGACTTTCATTTAGTTGCAGGAGCTTTTAGAGTGGAAGAAAATGCCGAGAAAAAAGTAGACGAACTAAGGAAGGAAGGTTATAAAGCTCGACTTATCGGAGCAAACAAATACGGACTTCACCAAGTGGTATTTTCTAGCCATAAAACCAGACGTGATGCAGTAAATGCGCTTAACAAACTAAAGCGTGAAGACAAAGCAGCCTGGTTGCTGGTACAGGAACTTTAA